In Streptomyces hawaiiensis, one genomic interval encodes:
- a CDS encoding DnaB-like helicase N-terminal domain-containing protein, whose translation MPHPTDPYEDDDLDDLPDTHPPQPVRFAEQALLGALLLDPHRLGDVTGIASDSFSTAAHAALFAAISSLPPPDPAEHVKNTNWLNQVLATGREQARGLTASYLHTLIQVCPWPRHAPAYARMVEAERARRRLQSAAERLVQTVHDASLPHPVQTVLAAADALAAVVDDIASRFPPRAGVLPRTPAPPPAITPDYAEAVEEEQLLLATATAHPADIESVRWLLPDDFNLPLHAGLWQCLTALARRREPIHPVTVLWEAQQRGLLDDSCEPGEVLRMLAEPAGSVEHWGERALQRSLLTTAEHTGLRIEAYAGDPANTPLQLVVGARRALVDIAAVRTRRQHATGATPPQRRRPAPTTRAGPPTTTVAHAARSTRATRYPPRRRWPDPKGPATGRTDETPT comes from the coding sequence ATGCCCCACCCCACTGACCCATACGAGGATGACGACCTCGACGACCTGCCCGACACCCATCCGCCGCAGCCCGTGCGCTTCGCCGAGCAGGCCCTCCTCGGTGCCCTCCTCCTCGATCCGCACCGTCTCGGCGACGTGACCGGCATCGCCTCCGACTCGTTTTCCACCGCCGCACATGCCGCCCTGTTCGCCGCGATCAGCTCCCTGCCGCCGCCCGACCCTGCCGAGCACGTGAAGAACACCAACTGGCTCAACCAGGTGCTCGCCACGGGACGCGAGCAGGCGCGCGGGCTGACCGCCTCCTACCTGCACACGCTCATCCAGGTCTGCCCCTGGCCCCGCCACGCACCGGCCTACGCGCGGATGGTCGAGGCCGAACGCGCCCGCCGCCGTCTGCAGAGTGCCGCCGAACGCCTCGTCCAGACCGTCCATGACGCCTCCCTCCCGCACCCCGTCCAGACGGTGCTCGCCGCAGCCGACGCCCTCGCGGCGGTCGTGGACGACATCGCGAGCCGCTTCCCACCGCGCGCCGGCGTCCTGCCCCGCACCCCAGCACCGCCGCCAGCCATCACGCCCGACTACGCCGAGGCAGTCGAGGAGGAGCAACTGCTACTCGCGACCGCCACCGCCCACCCCGCAGACATCGAGTCCGTGCGGTGGCTGCTCCCCGACGACTTCAACCTGCCCTTGCATGCCGGCCTGTGGCAGTGCCTGACCGCCCTGGCCCGCCGCCGCGAGCCCATCCACCCCGTCACGGTCCTATGGGAAGCCCAGCAGCGCGGCCTGCTGGACGACAGCTGTGAACCGGGCGAGGTCCTCCGCATGCTGGCCGAACCGGCCGGTTCCGTCGAGCACTGGGGCGAGCGCGCCCTGCAGCGCTCCCTCCTGACCACAGCCGAACACACCGGCCTGCGCATCGAGGCGTACGCCGGTGACCCGGCGAACACCCCGTTGCAACTCGTCGTCGGTGCCCGCCGCGCCCTCGTCGACATCGCCGCCGTCCGCACCCGCCGGCAGCACGCCACCGGAGCCACCCCGCCACAACGGCGGCGACCAGCGCCCACCACCCGCGCCGGCCCGCCGACCACCACGGTCGCGCACGCCGCCCGGTCCACACGAGCAACCCGATACCCCCCGCGTCGCCGGTGGCCGGACCCGAAAGGCCCGGCCACCGGCAGAACAGACGAGACCCCCACGTGA
- a CDS encoding lytic polysaccharide monooxygenase auxiliary activity family 9 protein: MLFAVVVGALTWSAPAQAHGTVVGPATRAYQCWKTWGNNHTNPAMQTQDPMCWQAFQANPDTMWNWMSALRDGLGGQFQARTPDGTLCSNNLSRNASLNKPGPWKTTTVGNNFSVHLYDQASHGADYFKVYVSKQGFNPKTQTLGWSNLDFITQTGRFAPAQNITFPVQTSGYTGHHILFVIWQASHLDQAYMWCSDVNFG; this comes from the coding sequence ATGCTGTTCGCCGTGGTTGTCGGCGCACTCACCTGGTCGGCCCCCGCCCAGGCTCACGGCACCGTCGTCGGCCCCGCCACCCGCGCGTACCAGTGCTGGAAGACGTGGGGCAACAACCACACGAACCCGGCCATGCAGACCCAAGACCCCATGTGTTGGCAGGCCTTCCAGGCCAACCCCGACACCATGTGGAACTGGATGAGCGCGCTCCGCGACGGCCTCGGTGGCCAGTTCCAGGCACGGACCCCCGACGGGACGCTCTGCAGCAACAACCTCTCGAGGAACGCCAGCCTGAACAAGCCCGGACCGTGGAAGACCACCACCGTCGGCAATAACTTCTCGGTCCACCTGTACGACCAGGCGTCCCACGGTGCCGACTACTTCAAGGTCTACGTGAGCAAGCAGGGCTTCAACCCCAAGACGCAGACCCTGGGCTGGAGCAACCTCGACTTCATCACGCAGACCGGCCGCTTCGCCCCGGCGCAGAACATCACGTTCCCTGTCCAGACCTCCGGCTACACCGGACACCACATCCTGTTCGTGATCTGGCAGGCCTCGCACCTCGACCAGGCCTACATGTGGTGCAGCGACGTGAACTTCGGCTGA
- a CDS encoding transposase gives MPCVCDGAVVELRVSGVGGGYPSDLTDEQWTLVEPLLPPARVGPKGGRRQKHPRRRIVDAIFYVVRTGCAWRQLPKDFPPWPLTAHRRLTRDYETIPARSETVIRWAMIGIMVRRLTRGRPSTRPGPHPLVRTAAGQAI, from the coding sequence CTGCCGTGCGTGTGCGATGGAGCGGTCGTTGAGCTCCGCGTGAGTGGTGTTGGGGGCGGGTATCCGTCGGACTTGACGGACGAGCAGTGGACGCTGGTGGAGCCGTTGCTGCCGCCGGCGCGGGTAGGACCAAAGGGCGGCCGGCGGCAGAAGCATCCGCGGCGTCGGATCGTGGACGCGATCTTCTACGTGGTGCGGACAGGGTGCGCTTGGCGGCAGCTGCCGAAAGACTTTCCGCCCTGGCCTCTCACCGCCCACCGCCGCCTCACCCGGGACTACGAGACCATTCCGGCCCGGTCCGAGACCGTGATCCGCTGGGCAATGATCGGCATCATGGTCCGCCGCCTCACCCGCGGCCGACCGTCGACGCGGCCGGGCCCGCACCCGCTTGTACGCACCGCAGCCGGGCAAGCTATTTGA
- a CDS encoding DUF6193 family natural product biosynthesis protein, with product MMEKDILGTAPDDPVAAKWQVVREMDANLIDTALVEAAYANPALRALFPLVSHGSLQFSRCTRFPWSQDLPSIFPYDGERHFRVRRLHEPRGSGREQIGGAVTADEAVELVASHLPPGCGPALDGTPDDLESLS from the coding sequence ATGATGGAGAAGGACATACTCGGGACAGCGCCAGATGACCCTGTGGCAGCCAAGTGGCAGGTCGTGCGGGAAATGGACGCGAACCTCATCGACACGGCTCTGGTAGAGGCGGCATACGCAAACCCTGCCCTCCGGGCTCTGTTTCCGCTGGTCAGCCATGGATCGCTGCAGTTCAGCCGGTGCACCCGCTTCCCTTGGTCGCAAGACCTGCCCTCGATCTTCCCCTACGATGGCGAACGGCACTTCCGTGTTCGTCGACTGCATGAGCCGCGCGGTTCGGGGCGGGAGCAGATCGGTGGCGCTGTTACTGCCGATGAGGCCGTGGAACTCGTGGCCTCGCATCTCCCCCCAGGCTGTGGTCCTGCCCTTGACGGCACGCCCGACGACCTCGAATCGCTCAGCTGA
- a CDS encoding GntR family transcriptional regulator translates to MMSEQGKVPPARRRGLADEVADRIREAIFTGTYAPGAQLREVELSGVLQVSRGPVREALRVLEREGLVHCAWHRGTTVTTLSPEDVAELTSLRGALEDLAVRRVIELASDEDLASLDKVAALMERADDEHEMVRLDIAFHDAVFASARHQRLVDAWEGIRCQVHLFLLTRIGRNTEGYLGRIPREHRELVTALRVRDTDSALELFAAHRRHAVDVVTGNTGPS, encoded by the coding sequence ATGATGAGTGAGCAGGGCAAAGTGCCCCCGGCGCGACGCCGGGGCTTGGCCGACGAGGTTGCGGACCGGATCCGGGAGGCCATCTTCACCGGGACCTACGCACCCGGGGCGCAGCTGCGCGAAGTGGAGCTGTCCGGCGTACTTCAGGTCAGCCGCGGGCCGGTGCGCGAGGCGCTGCGGGTACTGGAACGTGAGGGCCTGGTCCACTGCGCGTGGCACCGGGGCACCACGGTGACGACGCTGTCGCCCGAGGACGTCGCCGAGCTCACCAGCCTCCGCGGCGCGCTGGAGGATCTGGCCGTGCGGCGTGTGATCGAACTCGCCTCCGACGAGGACCTCGCCTCCCTCGACAAGGTCGCCGCTTTGATGGAGCGCGCCGACGACGAGCACGAGATGGTCCGCCTCGACATCGCCTTCCACGACGCCGTCTTCGCCTCCGCCCGCCACCAGCGTCTCGTCGACGCCTGGGAGGGGATACGGTGCCAGGTCCACCTCTTCCTGCTGACCCGGATCGGCCGCAACACCGAGGGCTACCTCGGCCGCATTCCGCGAGAACACCGTGAGCTCGTCACAGCCCTGCGCGTCCGGGACACCGACAGTGCCCTCGAACTCTTCGCCGCCCATCGTCGTCACGCCGTCGATGTGGTCACCGGAAACACCGGCCCCAGCTGA
- a CDS encoding VOC family protein, which translates to MTVLDSPIPRFHLAVPVDDLAAARRFYGEVLGLEEGRSADTWVDWNLHGHQFVTHLAPERAQRIHNPVDGHDVPVPHFGLILTIERFHELAERLGAAGTEFVIEPYVRFEGQKGEQWTMFLLDPAGNALEFKAFADDSQVFAV; encoded by the coding sequence ATGACCGTTCTCGACTCCCCGATCCCGCGGTTCCACCTGGCCGTGCCGGTCGACGACCTGGCCGCCGCACGCCGCTTCTACGGGGAGGTGCTGGGCCTTGAGGAGGGTCGCAGCGCGGACACCTGGGTGGACTGGAACCTGCACGGCCACCAGTTCGTCACCCACCTCGCGCCCGAGCGTGCGCAGCGCATACACAACCCGGTCGACGGCCACGACGTCCCCGTGCCGCACTTCGGCCTGATCCTGACGATCGAGAGGTTCCACGAGCTCGCCGAGCGGCTGGGCGCGGCTGGCACGGAGTTCGTCATCGAGCCCTATGTGCGCTTCGAGGGCCAGAAGGGCGAGCAGTGGACCATGTTCCTCCTCGACCCGGCCGGCAATGCCCTGGAGTTCAAGGCGTTCGCCGACGACTCCCAGGTCTTCGCCGTCTGA
- a CDS encoding SDR family oxidoreductase encodes MKVFQIGAAGGVGRRLAELLTARGDEVSGMHRSPEQADPVRASGATPVTGDLIEDSAEELAAKFAGHDAVVFSAGAHGTGMDKTTLIDGRGVEKAADAAVRAGVRRFVLVSVFPDALRDQAPAEGFEHYMKVKKTADVYLTSTGLDWLIVRPGTLLDEPGTGRVAAGWAVEYGDVPRDDVAAFIDAALHEPALSRVIVELTSGDAPVADAVAQLATAATPRHTA; translated from the coding sequence ATGAAGGTATTCCAGATCGGCGCCGCCGGAGGTGTCGGCCGCCGGCTCGCGGAACTGCTCACCGCCCGGGGCGATGAGGTGAGCGGCATGCACCGCTCCCCGGAACAGGCCGACCCGGTCCGGGCCTCCGGCGCCACCCCGGTCACCGGTGACCTGATCGAGGACTCCGCGGAGGAACTCGCGGCCAAGTTCGCCGGGCATGACGCGGTGGTGTTCTCGGCCGGTGCCCACGGCACCGGCATGGACAAGACGACGCTGATCGACGGCCGCGGCGTGGAGAAGGCCGCCGACGCCGCGGTGCGTGCCGGCGTCCGACGGTTCGTGCTCGTCTCGGTGTTCCCCGACGCCCTGCGCGACCAGGCGCCCGCCGAGGGCTTCGAGCACTACATGAAGGTCAAGAAGACCGCCGACGTGTATCTCACCAGCACCGGGCTCGACTGGCTGATCGTCCGGCCCGGCACCCTGCTGGACGAGCCGGGCACCGGACGGGTCGCCGCCGGATGGGCCGTCGAGTACGGCGACGTGCCCCGTGACGACGTCGCCGCGTTCATCGACGCCGCCCTGCACGAACCGGCCCTGAGCCGCGTCATCGTCGAACTCACCTCGGGTGACGCCCCCGTCGCCGACGCCGTCGCCCAGCTGGCGACCGCAGCAACACCTCGACACACCGCCTGA
- a CDS encoding RidA family protein — MTTIDSYSHNVSGEDEFGFAQAVKVGETIYVSGQLSHDEKGNFLHPDDFDAQLKQSYANFEKVLAHFGVTRNQVVSETQYIVDLPRYNNAMAAANLAYFGDHRPTSSTVGVASLFFPGQLIEISFVIDTRLPA; from the coding sequence ATGACCACGATCGATTCCTACAGCCATAACGTCTCCGGCGAGGACGAGTTCGGCTTCGCCCAGGCCGTCAAGGTCGGCGAGACGATCTACGTCTCCGGGCAGCTGTCGCACGACGAGAAGGGCAACTTCCTCCACCCGGACGACTTCGACGCCCAGCTGAAGCAGTCCTACGCCAACTTCGAGAAGGTTCTGGCCCACTTCGGCGTTACCCGAAACCAGGTCGTCTCGGAGACCCAGTACATCGTGGACCTGCCCCGGTACAACAACGCGATGGCAGCCGCCAACCTGGCCTACTTCGGCGACCACCGCCCGACCAGCAGCACGGTCGGTGTCGCCTCGCTGTTCTTCCCCGGCCAGCTCATCGAGATCAGCTTCGTCATCGACACCCGCCTGCCCGCCTGA
- a CDS encoding SDR family oxidoreductase encodes MRVVIAGGHGKIALILEKLLSERGRSVAGFIRNPAQAVDLAEAGAEALVVDLEKTTAKDVAKHLRGADAVVFAAGAGPGSGAARKESVDRDAAVLLAHAAEAAGVGRYLLVSAMGDHLRADPSTFDEEFGIYMRAKAAAEDAIRARTALRTTIIRPGLLNNEPGTGRVDLAERTGTGPIPRADVAAVLLALLDEPRLDGRTVEVIGGGTPVPDAVAALASH; translated from the coding sequence ATGCGAGTCGTCATCGCCGGCGGGCACGGAAAGATCGCCCTGATCCTGGAAAAGCTCCTGTCCGAGCGTGGCCGCTCCGTGGCAGGTTTCATCCGCAACCCCGCCCAGGCCGTCGACCTCGCGGAGGCCGGGGCCGAGGCCCTGGTCGTGGACCTGGAGAAGACCACGGCCAAGGACGTGGCGAAGCACCTGAGAGGTGCGGACGCCGTGGTGTTCGCGGCGGGAGCCGGACCGGGGAGCGGAGCGGCCCGCAAGGAGAGCGTCGACCGCGACGCGGCGGTCCTCCTCGCGCACGCCGCCGAGGCTGCCGGCGTCGGACGCTACCTGCTCGTCTCCGCCATGGGCGATCACCTACGAGCCGACCCGTCGACCTTCGATGAAGAGTTCGGCATCTACATGCGGGCCAAGGCCGCCGCTGAGGATGCGATCCGTGCCCGGACCGCGCTGCGGACCACGATCATCCGCCCCGGGCTCCTCAACAACGAGCCGGGCACCGGCCGGGTGGACCTCGCCGAGAGGACCGGCACCGGCCCCATCCCCCGCGCAGACGTCGCCGCGGTCCTGCTCGCGCTGCTCGACGAACCCCGTCTCGACGGCCGGACCGTCGAGGTCATCGGGGGCGGCACCCCGGTCCCGGACGCCGTCGCGGCGCTCGCCTCCCACTGA
- a CDS encoding NADH:flavin oxidoreductase/NADH oxidase, translating to MSALFTPLKLRSLEIPNRVWMSPMCMYSAAPDGPQTGAPTDFHLTHLASRAAGGAGLVMAEATGVRPDGRISPWDLGLWNDRQQEAFARITAAIRSHGAVPAIQLAHAGRKASVDKPWLSDRSLTESEGGWLPVSPSAEPYPGLSVPHELTGEEIQQLVRDFADSARRALAAGFQVVEVHGAHGYLINSFLSPVSNHRTDAYGGSFENRLRFPLQVVDAVREVWPEELPVFFRTSATDWLTENPEDPREGWTGEDTVRLAEELRAHGVDLLDVSTGGMVPDAKIPAGFNYQVPFAAQARNESGIPTAAVGLIIEPEQAEEVVASGEADAVMLGRQLLRKPYWAHHAATELGDEARWPEQYGYAVVRRAKNKKS from the coding sequence ATGAGTGCCCTGTTCACCCCCCTGAAGCTGCGATCACTGGAGATACCCAACCGGGTCTGGATGTCCCCGATGTGCATGTACTCCGCCGCCCCCGACGGGCCGCAGACCGGCGCGCCGACGGACTTCCACCTCACCCACCTGGCCAGTCGCGCCGCCGGCGGCGCCGGCCTGGTGATGGCCGAGGCCACCGGCGTACGCCCGGACGGCCGTATCAGCCCCTGGGACCTGGGGCTGTGGAACGACCGCCAGCAGGAAGCATTCGCCCGCATCACCGCGGCGATCCGCTCCCACGGCGCAGTCCCGGCCATCCAGCTCGCGCACGCCGGCCGCAAGGCGTCCGTCGACAAGCCCTGGCTCAGCGACCGGTCCCTGACCGAGTCCGAGGGCGGCTGGCTGCCCGTGTCCCCCAGCGCGGAGCCGTACCCGGGCCTGTCCGTCCCGCACGAGCTCACCGGGGAGGAGATCCAGCAGCTGGTGCGCGACTTCGCCGACTCGGCCCGGCGTGCCCTTGCCGCAGGTTTCCAGGTGGTCGAGGTGCACGGAGCCCACGGCTACCTGATCAACTCCTTCCTGTCCCCGGTCTCCAATCACCGCACCGACGCCTACGGCGGCAGCTTCGAGAACCGCCTGCGCTTCCCCCTGCAGGTCGTCGACGCCGTCCGCGAGGTGTGGCCCGAGGAGCTGCCGGTCTTCTTCCGCACCTCGGCCACCGACTGGCTGACCGAGAACCCCGAGGACCCCCGGGAGGGCTGGACCGGGGAGGACACCGTCCGCCTCGCCGAGGAACTCCGGGCACACGGGGTGGACCTGCTGGATGTGTCCACCGGTGGCATGGTCCCCGACGCGAAGATCCCCGCCGGGTTCAACTACCAGGTGCCCTTCGCCGCCCAGGCCCGCAACGAATCGGGCATCCCCACCGCCGCGGTGGGTCTCATCATCGAACCCGAGCAGGCCGAAGAGGTCGTTGCCTCAGGCGAGGCGGACGCGGTGATGCTGGGCCGCCAACTGCTGCGCAAGCCCTATTGGGCCCACCACGCCGCCACCGAACTCGGTGACGAGGCGCGCTGGCCGGAGCAGTACGGCTACGCCGTCGTCCGCCGCGCCAAGAACAAGAAGAGCTGA
- a CDS encoding SDR family oxidoreductase, which produces MSNLQGKTIVITGASSGIGAATAKALAARGANIVLTARDQDGLDQLAADIRQTGGTAVAKATDVTDREQVQALADFAVSTYGTIDVLFNNAGLMLFSFWKDRALDDWNRMLDVNIRGYLNAIHAVLPVMLERNSGHILNMASVAGHQIGDGAGVYSATKFFVQAITESMRKELGVREGIKASSISPGVIDTGWADKVNDPTGKQAAQELNQVAISPQSVADAIVYALDQPANVTINDLVISPTRQNW; this is translated from the coding sequence GTGAGTAACCTCCAGGGCAAGACCATTGTCATCACCGGCGCCTCCTCCGGCATCGGTGCCGCGACCGCGAAGGCGCTCGCCGCCCGCGGCGCCAACATCGTCCTCACCGCCCGCGATCAGGACGGCCTCGACCAGCTGGCGGCCGACATCCGCCAGACGGGCGGCACCGCGGTAGCCAAGGCCACCGACGTCACCGACCGCGAGCAGGTCCAGGCGCTCGCCGACTTCGCAGTCTCCACCTACGGAACCATCGACGTCCTGTTCAACAACGCCGGCCTGATGCTGTTCTCCTTCTGGAAGGACCGCGCGCTGGACGACTGGAACCGGATGCTCGACGTGAACATCCGCGGCTACCTCAACGCCATCCACGCCGTCCTGCCGGTCATGCTCGAACGCAACTCGGGCCACATCCTCAACATGGCCTCCGTGGCCGGCCACCAGATCGGCGACGGCGCCGGCGTCTACAGCGCCACCAAGTTCTTCGTCCAGGCCATCACCGAGAGCATGCGCAAGGAACTCGGCGTCCGTGAAGGCATCAAGGCCAGCTCCATCAGCCCCGGCGTCATCGACACCGGCTGGGCCGACAAGGTCAACGACCCCACCGGCAAGCAGGCCGCCCAGGAACTCAACCAGGTCGCCATCAGCCCCCAAAGCGTCGCCGACGCCATCGTCTACGCCCTCGACCAGCCCGCCAACGTCACCATCAACGACCTGGTCATCTCCCCGACCCGGCAGAACTGGTAA
- a CDS encoding transposase → MRRARHRRRRRGGTSEPSWIAPFTGLSPRAFGKLVTVLRREGADAVRKGRPWGLSLEDRALLVTAYWRTNLTMRQLAPLFGVSKSATDRVIDHLGPMLALQPRKRFAKDTVLIVDGTLVPTRDHTIAEQSKNYRYSTNHQVVIDADTRLVVVVGRPLPGNRNDCKAWEESGAKAAVGRTVTIADGGYPGTGLVMPHRRRRGEELPDWKEAHNKSHKQVRARVEHVFARMKTWKILRDCRLKGDGVHYAMHGIARMHNLALAG, encoded by the coding sequence GTGCGCCGAGCACGGCATCGGCGCCGACGCCGAGGTGGTACGTCGGAGCCGTCCTGGATAGCCCCGTTCACCGGGCTGAGCCCGCGTGCCTTCGGGAAGCTGGTGACCGTGCTGCGGCGCGAGGGTGCCGACGCGGTCCGAAAGGGCCGGCCGTGGGGCCTGTCCCTGGAGGACCGGGCGCTGCTGGTTACGGCGTACTGGCGCACAAATTTGACGATGCGCCAGCTCGCCCCGTTGTTCGGGGTGTCCAAGTCCGCGACGGACCGCGTAATTGACCATCTCGGGCCGATGCTCGCGCTCCAGCCCCGCAAACGGTTCGCCAAGGACACCGTGCTCATCGTGGACGGCACCTTGGTGCCCACCCGCGACCACACCATCGCCGAGCAGTCGAAGAACTACCGGTACTCCACCAACCATCAGGTCGTGATCGACGCCGACACCCGGCTCGTCGTCGTGGTCGGCCGACCGCTGCCCGGGAACCGCAACGACTGCAAGGCGTGGGAGGAATCCGGCGCCAAGGCCGCTGTCGGCAGGACAGTCACGATCGCGGACGGCGGCTATCCCGGCACGGGACTCGTCATGCCCCATCGCCGACGCAGAGGCGAAGAGCTGCCCGACTGGAAGGAAGCACACAACAAGTCCCACAAACAGGTCCGCGCCCGCGTCGAGCACGTCTTCGCCCGCATGAAGACCTGGAAGATCCTCCGCGACTGCCGTCTCAAAGGCGACGGAGTCCACTACGCCATGCACGGCATCGCCCGGATGCACAACCTCGCCCTCGCCGGATGA
- a CDS encoding effector-associated constant component EACC1: protein MSEYRISVGGNSPGRDLRQLTQWLRQDTTTRTGATITLQPAHPAEGQMGAALDVIALVTQSGFSTASLALTICAWRRTRPSTPVVTIERNGVRVTVDSDDPAEVTRIVRALESE from the coding sequence ATGTCGGAGTACCGCATTTCCGTGGGCGGGAACTCGCCGGGACGGGACCTGCGTCAACTCACGCAGTGGCTCCGTCAGGACACGACGACCAGGACGGGGGCAACCATCACCCTCCAGCCAGCGCACCCCGCCGAGGGCCAGATGGGCGCAGCCCTCGACGTCATCGCGTTGGTCACGCAGTCAGGTTTTTCGACCGCCAGCCTGGCCTTGACGATCTGTGCCTGGCGACGGACCCGGCCGTCGACGCCGGTGGTCACCATCGAACGCAACGGCGTACGGGTGACGGTGGACTCCGATGACCCGGCTGAGGTCACCCGGATCGTCCGGGCACTGGAGAGCGAGTAA
- a CDS encoding caspase, EACC1-associated type: protein MVLIGVADYDHLPPLPAVRNNLAALADFFTSAPGWGLPPEHCTVVTDPKQPSEFINPVQQAAAEATDTLLVYYSGHGHLDDELRYSVSVTGSRQDEPWTCLPYAWLKSVLIQTRAERRVVILDSCFSGQAHGLMADAADALRVQVATTGAVVISSARHDLPALAPIGETYTAFTGELLQVLTHGIAGGPAEISVDAAYAHVKAALAARGRPTPDRTGTDTSGALLIARNPGFRPHTPAAAPRPVPGTHLQALANRLFPLPADVRSTNRRYVEPTSVSERAEPPPVGERYEILLPLGRGGMGTVHVAYDRLLDRRVALKSIQIHGADEPFERQVFWSEVRVAAALSHPNVAAIHDVVESKAGRFFVMELVPGIDLSTALGEGPLSPDQAAEAVHDVLSGLEAAHQRGVVHCDVKPGNIMLTPNGRVKILDFGVSHVITEEGRGPLHRGDGTMVGTPVYMAPESLLGQLPTTSADIYGAGVVFYELCTGQPPFLADNVAKVAALKNAGPATPPSQILPTLPSTYQTIIMRALERDPRERYSSAAEMRAAIAAALYGAN, encoded by the coding sequence GTGGTCCTGATCGGCGTCGCGGACTACGACCACCTGCCGCCCCTCCCGGCCGTCCGGAACAACCTTGCGGCACTCGCCGACTTCTTCACCTCAGCACCAGGCTGGGGCCTGCCGCCCGAGCACTGCACGGTCGTCACCGACCCCAAACAGCCATCCGAATTCATCAACCCGGTCCAACAGGCAGCCGCCGAAGCCACCGACACCCTCCTCGTCTACTACAGCGGACACGGCCATCTCGACGACGAACTGCGGTACTCGGTCTCGGTCACCGGCTCCCGACAAGACGAGCCGTGGACCTGCCTGCCGTACGCATGGCTGAAGTCCGTGCTGATCCAAACCCGGGCGGAACGCCGGGTGGTGATCCTCGACAGCTGCTTCAGCGGACAAGCACACGGGCTGATGGCCGACGCGGCCGACGCGCTACGGGTGCAAGTGGCAACAACGGGAGCGGTGGTCATCAGCTCCGCCCGCCACGACCTGCCCGCGCTCGCACCGATCGGCGAGACCTACACCGCCTTCACCGGCGAACTGCTCCAGGTACTCACCCATGGCATCGCGGGCGGGCCCGCGGAGATCAGCGTCGACGCCGCCTATGCCCACGTCAAGGCGGCCTTGGCTGCACGGGGCCGCCCCACACCTGACCGAACAGGTACCGACACCTCCGGCGCCCTGCTCATCGCGCGCAACCCCGGCTTCCGGCCGCACACCCCCGCGGCTGCTCCGCGACCCGTTCCCGGGACACATCTGCAGGCACTGGCCAACCGGCTGTTCCCGCTGCCGGCGGACGTGCGAAGCACGAACCGACGCTACGTGGAACCGACCTCGGTCAGTGAGCGAGCGGAGCCGCCCCCGGTCGGCGAGCGATACGAGATCCTCCTCCCTCTCGGGAGGGGAGGCATGGGAACCGTGCATGTGGCCTATGACCGTCTCCTGGACCGGCGGGTCGCGTTGAAGTCAATTCAGATTCACGGAGCCGATGAACCGTTTGAGCGGCAGGTCTTCTGGTCCGAGGTACGCGTCGCGGCGGCGTTGAGCCACCCGAACGTGGCTGCGATCCACGACGTGGTCGAGAGCAAGGCCGGGCGCTTCTTCGTGATGGAGCTTGTCCCGGGAATCGATCTGTCGACTGCGCTCGGTGAGGGGCCGCTGTCGCCCGATCAGGCTGCGGAGGCCGTCCATGACGTGCTGTCCGGGCTGGAGGCCGCCCACCAACGTGGGGTGGTCCACTGCGACGTCAAACCAGGCAACATCATGCTGACGCCGAACGGCAGGGTCAAGATCCTCGACTTCGGGGTCTCCCACGTCATCACAGAGGAGGGGCGGGGACCCCTGCACCGAGGTGACGGGACCATGGTGGGCACGCCCGTCTACATGGCACCTGAAAGTCTCCTCGGCCAACTTCCGACCACATCCGCCGACATCTATGGCGCGGGGGTGGTGTTCTACGAACTGTGTACCGGACAACCGCCGTTCCTTGCCGACAATGTCGCCAAGGTGGCGGCGCTCAAGAACGCGGGTCCTGCCACGCCGCCAAGCCAGATCCTCCCCACACTGCCCTCCACGTATCAGACGATCATCATGCGGGCCCTTGAGCGTGATCCCCGGGAGCGGTACAGCAGTGCTGCCGAGATGCGCGCCGCGATCGCAGCCGCCCTTTACGGCGCGAACTGA